In a single window of the Chondrocystis sp. NIES-4102 genome:
- a CDS encoding putative surface protein SdrI has translation MTSSEEFKQAIRAGKINEAFLLAMSNAPALNITTRIIKGGNHGQAPQTDNYLHTQIDLIEGKIENEISEQFLGDRYGEIKQFHLEQVNQGHQTIQHNLISLQRMFQLMSAFGQQRATEHLDWVDIAADVNQESLPANKIPEALVAGKIAPQIPTVNQPQVKEDKEDEDQEMVEDLLSLADLDEQPESPSESEDWGEWLEEPEAKPELFNLKSLNLKDYQQNRHNWTQQSPVNSQPEKSDES, from the coding sequence ATGACATCGAGTGAAGAATTCAAGCAAGCAATCAGAGCAGGTAAAATCAATGAAGCGTTTTTATTAGCGATGAGCAATGCGCCTGCATTAAACATTACGACTAGGATAATCAAGGGTGGTAATCATGGACAAGCACCCCAGACAGATAACTATCTACACACTCAAATAGATTTAATCGAAGGCAAAATAGAAAACGAAATTAGCGAACAATTCCTAGGCGATCGCTATGGAGAAATTAAACAGTTTCATTTAGAGCAGGTAAATCAAGGACATCAAACAATTCAACATAATTTAATTAGTCTACAAAGAATGTTTCAGTTAATGTCAGCTTTTGGGCAACAAAGAGCAACGGAACATTTAGACTGGGTTGATATTGCAGCCGATGTTAACCAAGAATCTTTACCTGCAAACAAAATTCCTGAAGCTTTAGTAGCTGGTAAAATTGCCCCTCAAATTCCTACAGTTAATCAGCCACAAGTAAAAGAAGATAAGGAAGATGAAGATCAAGAGATGGTGGAAGATTTATTATCCTTAGCCGATCTAGATGAGCAACCAGAATCACCGTCGGAATCAGAAGACTGGGGAGAGTGGCTGGAAGAACCAGAGGCAAAACCTGAGCTTTTTAACCTAAAATCTCTTAATTTAAAAGATTATCAGCAAAATAGGCATAATTGGACACAACAATCTCCTGTTAATTCTCAGCCAGAAAAATCTGATGAATCATAA
- a CDS encoding maf protein, giving the protein MNNTFPSFVLASASPARLKLLRMVGIEPIVCKSDFDEDQIQLEEAAELVTTLAKCKAETVVPQFNNALVLGCDSVLTIKGRIYGKPESPQIAIARWRGMRGRMGKIYTGHCLIDLQQQRQIIRCGITNVYFADISDRTISAYVATGEPLACAGSFALEGKGSVLVEKIEGCYSNVIGLSLPVLRQMLEDLGYNFSNFWQ; this is encoded by the coding sequence GTGAATAACACTTTTCCTAGTTTTGTCCTGGCTTCTGCTTCCCCTGCCCGTTTAAAATTATTACGCATGGTAGGTATCGAACCAATTGTCTGCAAAAGTGATTTTGATGAAGACCAAATACAGCTAGAAGAAGCAGCAGAATTAGTTACCACCTTAGCTAAATGTAAAGCTGAAACTGTTGTACCTCAGTTTAATAACGCTCTAGTTTTAGGCTGTGACTCAGTATTAACAATCAAAGGTCGCATTTATGGTAAACCTGAATCACCGCAAATAGCGATCGCCCGTTGGCGAGGAATGCGTGGCAGAATGGGAAAGATTTATACAGGTCATTGTTTAATTGATCTCCAACAACAAAGACAGATTATTCGCTGTGGGATCACTAATGTTTATTTTGCCGATATCAGCGATCGCACTATCTCCGCCTATGTTGCCACTGGTGAACCTCTCGCTTGCGCTGGTAGCTTTGCCCTTGAAGGAAAAGGTAGTGTATTAGTTGAAAAAATCGAAGGTTGTTATAGCAATGTCATTGGTTTGAGTTTACCCGTACTTCGCCAGATGTTGGAAGATTTAGGCTACAATTTCAGCAACTTTTGGCAATAA